One window from the genome of Tachysurus vachellii isolate PV-2020 chromosome 5, HZAU_Pvac_v1, whole genome shotgun sequence encodes:
- the LOC132846074 gene encoding NACHT, LRR and PYD domains-containing protein 12-like: MTRFTAEEALQMLLDSEEEFTVSSDGARLRRRVCYCGENIILIIKNFCRNVAASLLSSPAPAATLSPSFDARTGARSNENNKENVAATRSPSSDTRTRARSIASDIHPVNVAATRSPASDTCTRARSNAIGNKKDLWGCDLTEESCRVLSSVLSSNSSSLRELNLGVNKLQDSGVKLLSDGLKNPHCTLEILRLFQCNLTEESCRVLSSVLSSNSSSLRKLNLSYNKLQDSGVKLLSDGLKNPHCTLEILRYTHTHTH, encoded by the exons ATGACACGCTTTACAGCTGAGGAAGCTCTACAGATGCTCCTGGACAGCGAGGAAGAGTTCACCGTTTCCTCAGATGGAGCACGACTCCGACGACgag TTTGTTACTGTGGAgaaaacattatattaattattaaaaacttttgtaggaatgtggctgcatcacTCTTGTCTTCACCTGCACCGGCTGCAACACTTTCACCTTCGTTTGATGCTCGCACGGGGGCACGCAGCAACGAGAACAATAAGGA gaatgtggctgcaacacgttcaccttcgtctgatactCGCACGAGGGCACGCAGCATCGCGAGCGACATTCATCCAGT gaatgtggctgcaacacgttcacctGCGTCTGATACGTGcacgagggcacgcagcaacgcgatcgggaacaaaaaaga tctgtggGGGTgtgatctgacagaggaaagctgtagagttctgtcctcagttctcagctcaaactcctccagtctgagagaactgaacctgGGTgtcaataaactgcaggattcaggagtgaagctgctctctgatggactgaagaatccacactgcacactggagatactgag gctGTTTcagtgtaatctgacagaggaaagctgtagagttctatcctcagttctcagctcaaactcctccagtctgagaaaACTGAACCTGAgttacaataaactgcaggattcaggagtgaagctgctgtctgatggactgaagaatccacactgtacactggagatactgaggtacacacacacacacaca cattaa